A single window of Nocardia sp. NBC_01327 DNA harbors:
- a CDS encoding class I adenylate-forming enzyme family protein, which translates to MTQAVDLQALAAQVAAKLTGPGGPFEMTVEEVLGARLPVFRTRAHSLLELLERSRDLGDRDYLVGADKHMTFAEHYEAAGALAAALQQRYGIGKGDRIGILAANTPEWVLTFWAAQRLGAIPVGYNAWWAPLEIAYGLEHTQPVVVIADAKRAQALAEAGARVPVLTMEQDLPALVAEYAGEYPVTAVAEEDPACILYTSGTTGRPKGVVHSHRNMVAVADYHRFTDALMAGFRGLAWDGSPTSRRFLTTSPLFHIASLHNLAVPRLNTGDAVIFPSGGFDAEKILGLIESERITNWGAVPTMASRLLDADLTKYDLSSLSGFSLNAAPSSPALQQRLRERLPVAQVALTTSYGCTESGTAATIAAPADLLANPEAVGRPIIGVAVEIRDPEGNVVPDGVEGEICIRSPYVMLGYWNDEVATAASIDENRWLRTGDFGFVSAGVLQMAGRRSDLILRGGENVYPTEIENALDAHPLVQESAIIGVPHEDLGQEVAAIVVVADPDSVTEDELREHVAQRLAYFKVPARWLITADALPRNATGKVLRRDLSLGE; encoded by the coding sequence CCTGCTGGAGCTGCTGGAGCGCTCCCGTGACCTCGGTGATCGCGACTATCTGGTCGGCGCCGACAAGCACATGACCTTCGCCGAGCACTACGAGGCGGCGGGCGCGCTGGCGGCGGCGCTGCAGCAGCGCTACGGCATCGGCAAGGGCGATCGCATCGGCATTCTGGCCGCCAATACCCCCGAATGGGTGCTGACCTTCTGGGCGGCGCAGCGGCTGGGCGCGATCCCGGTCGGCTACAACGCGTGGTGGGCGCCGCTGGAGATCGCCTACGGTCTCGAGCACACCCAGCCGGTGGTGGTCATCGCCGATGCCAAGCGGGCGCAGGCGCTGGCCGAGGCGGGCGCGCGGGTACCGGTCCTCACCATGGAGCAGGACCTGCCCGCCCTGGTCGCGGAATACGCGGGGGAGTACCCGGTAACCGCTGTGGCAGAGGAGGATCCGGCGTGCATCCTCTACACCAGCGGCACCACCGGCCGCCCCAAGGGCGTGGTGCATTCGCATCGGAACATGGTGGCGGTCGCGGACTATCACCGTTTCACGGATGCTCTGATGGCGGGCTTCCGCGGGCTGGCGTGGGACGGTTCGCCGACCAGCCGCCGCTTCCTCACCACCTCCCCGCTCTTCCACATCGCGAGCCTGCACAATCTCGCGGTGCCGCGCCTGAACACCGGTGACGCGGTGATCTTCCCGTCCGGCGGGTTCGACGCCGAGAAGATCCTGGGGCTCATCGAATCCGAGCGCATCACCAACTGGGGTGCGGTGCCGACCATGGCCAGCCGCCTGCTCGACGCCGATCTCACCAAGTACGACCTGTCCTCGCTGTCGGGGTTCTCGCTCAATGCCGCGCCGTCCTCGCCCGCGCTGCAGCAGCGGCTGCGCGAGCGGCTTCCGGTGGCGCAGGTGGCCCTGACCACCAGCTACGGCTGCACCGAGAGCGGTACCGCCGCCACCATCGCGGCGCCGGCGGATCTGCTGGCGAACCCGGAAGCGGTGGGGCGGCCCATCATCGGCGTCGCCGTCGAGATCCGGGATCCGGAGGGCAATGTCGTGCCCGACGGTGTGGAGGGCGAGATCTGCATCCGCAGTCCGTACGTCATGCTCGGCTACTGGAACGACGAGGTGGCCACGGCCGCGTCGATCGATGAGAACCGCTGGCTGCGCACCGGTGACTTCGGATTCGTCTCCGCCGGTGTGCTGCAAATGGCCGGGCGCCGTTCGGATCTCATTCTGCGCGGCGGTGAGAACGTCTACCCGACCGAGATCGAGAACGCGCTCGACGCCCATCCGCTGGTCCAGGAATCGGCCATCATCGGCGTTCCGCACGAGGATCTGGGTCAGGAGGTCGCGGCCATTGTTGTTGTCGCGGACCCGGATTCGGTCACCGAGGACGAGCTGCGCGAGCACGTGGCACAGCGGCTGGCCTATTTCAAGGTGCCCGCCCGCTGGCTCATCACCGCTGATGCGCTGCCGCGCAATGCGACCGGCAAGGTGCTGCGCCGCGACCTGTCCCTCGGAGAGTGA
- a CDS encoding N-acyl-D-amino-acid deacylase family protein, with the protein MYETIIKGGRWFDGTGAPSAIRNIGIRDGRIATVTTDALDETDCARVIDAAGQWVLPGMLDIHTHYDVEVLLDPTLSESLRHGVTTILLGSCSLSTVHVGGTDAGDLFGRVEAIPRKHVVAAIDGLKTWNSAHSYVAALESLPLGANLAAFIGHSDIRAAQMGLERATRPDVIPTESELKAMEHKLSEALDAGFVGMSSQQLLFDKLDGEVCRSRTLPSTYAKPKERRRLNRILRERKRTLQGGPDVARPQSLVAMAASSLGIFRPNLKVSLLSAADIKAIPGVVQIFPLIGKVLNRLGGDFRWQHLPVPFEVYSDGIDLPVFEEFGSGAAALHLSNQLEQRRELLADETYRRAFRKDYDKKWGPRVWHRDFFDAEITECPDASVIGKTFGQVGVDRGGVHPVDAFLDLVVEYGPKVRWRTTISNHRPEVLDKLAADPSVQLGFSDAGAHLRNMAFYNFGLRLLKRVHRAQQDGRPFMSVEHAVHRVTGELADWYDLDAGHLRVGDRADVVVLDPAHLDESLDAYAENPIPEFDNLSRMVNRNDDTITAVLVNGEYVFGLGDKSPALGKERTGQFLRAGRR; encoded by the coding sequence GTGTACGAGACCATCATCAAGGGCGGGCGCTGGTTCGACGGCACCGGAGCGCCGTCGGCCATTCGTAATATCGGCATTCGGGACGGCCGGATCGCGACCGTCACCACCGACGCGCTCGACGAAACCGATTGCGCGCGAGTGATCGACGCCGCCGGGCAGTGGGTCCTGCCGGGCATGCTCGATATCCACACCCACTACGACGTGGAGGTGCTGCTGGATCCGACGCTGTCGGAATCGCTGCGGCACGGCGTCACCACCATTCTGCTGGGCTCCTGCTCGCTCTCCACCGTGCATGTGGGCGGTACCGATGCGGGCGATCTGTTCGGCCGGGTGGAGGCGATTCCGCGCAAGCACGTGGTGGCGGCGATCGACGGTCTGAAGACGTGGAACAGCGCACACAGCTATGTGGCCGCACTGGAATCACTGCCCCTGGGCGCGAATCTCGCCGCCTTCATCGGGCATTCGGATATTCGCGCCGCGCAGATGGGGCTCGAGCGCGCCACCCGCCCGGATGTGATTCCCACCGAATCCGAGCTGAAAGCCATGGAGCACAAGCTCAGTGAGGCCCTCGACGCCGGCTTTGTCGGCATGTCCTCACAGCAGCTGCTCTTCGACAAGCTCGACGGTGAGGTGTGCCGTTCGCGCACCCTGCCCTCGACCTATGCCAAGCCGAAGGAGCGCCGCCGGCTCAATCGCATTCTGCGCGAACGCAAGCGGACGCTGCAGGGTGGTCCCGATGTGGCCCGGCCGCAGAGCCTGGTCGCCATGGCCGCCAGCAGCCTCGGCATCTTCCGCCCGAATCTGAAGGTGAGCCTGCTCTCGGCCGCCGATATCAAGGCGATTCCCGGTGTGGTGCAGATCTTCCCGCTCATCGGCAAGGTGCTCAACCGGCTCGGCGGTGACTTCCGCTGGCAGCATCTGCCGGTGCCGTTCGAGGTGTACTCCGACGGTATCGACCTGCCGGTGTTCGAGGAATTCGGTTCCGGCGCAGCGGCTCTGCATCTGTCCAATCAGTTGGAGCAGCGGCGTGAGCTGCTGGCCGATGAGACCTACCGGCGTGCCTTCCGCAAGGACTACGACAAGAAGTGGGGCCCGCGGGTCTGGCATCGGGACTTCTTCGATGCCGAGATCACCGAATGCCCCGATGCGAGCGTGATCGGCAAGACCTTCGGTCAGGTCGGCGTGGATCGCGGCGGTGTGCATCCGGTGGACGCCTTCCTGGATCTGGTGGTGGAGTACGGGCCGAAGGTGCGCTGGCGCACCACCATCTCCAACCACCGGCCCGAGGTGCTGGACAAACTGGCCGCCGATCCCAGTGTGCAACTGGGCTTCTCGGATGCCGGGGCGCATCTGCGCAATATGGCCTTCTACAACTTCGGGCTGCGACTGCTCAAGCGTGTGCACCGCGCACAGCAGGACGGGCGGCCGTTCATGAGCGTGGAGCACGCCGTGCACCGCGTCACCGGTGAACTCGCCGACTGGTACGACCTGGACGCCGGGCACCTGCGCGTGGGTGACCGCGCCGATGTGGTGGTGCTCGATCCGGCGCATCTCGACGAGAGCCTGGATGCCTACGCGGAGAACCCGATTCCGGAGTTCGACAATCTCTCCCGCATGGTCAATCGCAATGACGACACCATTACCGCCGTGCTGGTGAACGGTGAATACGTATTCGGCCTGGGTGACAAATCCCCGGCTCTCGGCAAAGAGCGCACCGGGCAGTTCCTGCGCGCCGGTCGACGCTGA
- a CDS encoding SDR family NAD(P)-dependent oxidoreductase, with translation MSTGRFGGKTAVVTGAASGIAAAIAEALIAEGANVVGLDIDEAGLQKKAAELGDAFVPVVADVTVEAQVAAGIEVAATRFGRLDAAFNVAGGSRIGAVTDLAEADWDFTIDLVQKSVFLCTKHEARLMRDSGGGAIVNVSSLDGRVPMPGGSPYSTGKAGVVMFSKNAALELAQHRIRVNSVLPGLVDTPLTAAVMGYAPAKQMFLDRIPMGAAATAEQIAAPCLFLASDDASYITGTELVVDGGWEISNFPNLAKLAGG, from the coding sequence ATGAGCACAGGCAGATTCGGCGGCAAGACCGCCGTGGTGACGGGCGCGGCCTCGGGTATCGCGGCGGCCATCGCCGAGGCGCTGATCGCCGAGGGCGCGAATGTGGTCGGTCTCGATATCGATGAGGCCGGATTGCAGAAGAAGGCCGCCGAACTCGGCGACGCCTTCGTGCCGGTGGTGGCGGATGTGACGGTGGAGGCTCAGGTCGCCGCCGGAATCGAGGTCGCCGCAACGCGTTTCGGCCGGCTCGATGCGGCCTTCAATGTGGCGGGCGGCTCCCGCATCGGCGCCGTGACCGATCTCGCGGAGGCCGATTGGGACTTCACCATCGACCTGGTGCAGAAGAGCGTCTTCCTCTGCACCAAACACGAGGCCCGCCTGATGCGCGACAGCGGCGGCGGCGCCATCGTCAATGTCTCGTCACTGGACGGCCGCGTCCCGATGCCCGGCGGCAGCCCGTACTCCACCGGCAAAGCGGGCGTGGTCATGTTCAGCAAGAACGCCGCCCTCGAGCTGGCGCAGCACCGCATCCGGGTGAATTCGGTCCTGCCCGGGCTGGTCGACACCCCGCTGACCGCGGCCGTCATGGGCTACGCACCGGCCAAGCAGATGTTCCTGGACCGCATCCCCATGGGCGCGGCCGCTACCGCGGAACAGATCGCAGCGCCCTGCCTGTTCCTGGCCAGCGACGACGCCTCGTACATCACCGGCACCGAACTGGTGGTGGACGGCGGCTGGGAGATCAGCAACTTCCCCAACCTGGCCAAGCTCGCCGGCGGCTGA